In the genome of Paenibacillus sp. FSL R5-0766, one region contains:
- a CDS encoding type I polyketide synthase has product MESVYKFVMEQLQDGSLDKTVAVQLLKKLKSEEDAYTASGSTNTAKDIAIVGMALKLPQADSPEEFWDNIVSGTDSIRSFPASRVPDIHSYLQYLGMSPDEIQFNENAYLDEIDKFDYAYFKMSPKEASLTDPNHRLFLETAWKAIEDAGYGGGKLVGSRTGVYLGLSNNIRDLYSRFIYDAEPESFAYSLVGNLASVAAGRLSFLLDLKGPSLVVDTSCSSSLVAITLACQAIKEGQCDQALVGGIKINLVPLKSDHIKIGIESTDWRTKAFDDDSDGSGIGEGAGVVMLKPLVKALEDRDQIYAVIKGYGVNQDGKSISIAAPNPEAQTEAILQAWADAGIDPETVSYIETHGSGTMLGDPLEVQGIEQAFRRHTGKSQFCGIGSVKTNIGHLSEAAGVVGLIKSALSLKHKQIPASKHFHRPNRAIDFAASPVYVNARLREWDNAATPRRSGVSAFGISGTNCHIVLEEAPTTTVKELEIRGEQLLTVSAKTQAALQTLITEYTHVLSQVEAQNVPSLCYTANTGRGHYAYRLLVTGQDAEELLLRLNEAGRMIGADENLSKSSGPSGHRSPGIYYGYHKVSNDQNRPDSPATGGEDGHKGDRTMSLNPELAKMGKGQQAVQDILDQIGLHYVQGAELNWELLYTGDGLRKTSLPTYPFTRTRCWFEVPEGARTAATANCSSAVSEEPTPARFYRMNWRKADLTEPEPIQGTGAVLILKDEGKRGSALVERLKQSGRQVIEVRYGESFKHEPDGSFTVNGSESNFAELFAALGNTSISDIVHLFAVPSSAEIHTLQDLEHSQQKGVYSLFYLIRALIEHGSDNALNMMLVSEQVYEVTTDESRLSPEAASLYGLGKVLALEYPHITCRSIDLDESAGADELLQEMGSQDQSYTSAYRSGVRYIEELGEVQADELTDSPVDIQQGGVYVITGGTGGIGQEMAKFFASQAEVKLVLIGRTPVPARSEWETLLNDPELESKTAARLRNFLEIEQQGSEVSCYAADVSDYEAMQDVLADVREKHGSITGVIHGAGVPAVGYLIRKTQETFDEVLHPKVQGAWILDQLTRQDELDFLVFFSSGLSLSSEVGQGDYSAANAYLDALSYSRSKSGLKTLSINWSSWKEAGMSVDYGFNVDAITKALPTEQATAGFFAALNKEVPRVLIGEFTYHPRFAKALLTKFPFRFSEEMTNRLKEAEKLEESRQVAPAAAKRNKSANAHVELKGKDGEDYNSIERQIAGMYNEVLGFEELDIHDSFFDLGGDSILLNRLFSLLEEAYPGKMKLIHLFSYTSVHALSQFVMTKLDIKPATEPAPPADDFEQLFKDIEAGNLSIDDAVKSFEDR; this is encoded by the coding sequence GTGGAGAGTGTATACAAGTTTGTCATGGAACAGCTGCAAGACGGAAGCTTGGACAAAACAGTGGCCGTGCAGCTGCTCAAAAAACTCAAATCGGAGGAGGACGCCTATACTGCGTCCGGGTCAACCAATACTGCCAAAGATATTGCCATTGTGGGCATGGCTTTGAAATTGCCGCAAGCTGATTCTCCCGAAGAATTCTGGGACAACATCGTCAGTGGTACGGACAGCATTCGTTCCTTTCCGGCTTCCAGAGTGCCGGACATTCATTCGTATCTGCAATATCTAGGTATGTCGCCAGACGAGATTCAATTCAACGAAAATGCCTATCTGGATGAGATTGATAAATTTGATTATGCCTATTTTAAAATGTCACCCAAAGAAGCCAGTCTGACGGACCCCAATCACAGGCTGTTTCTGGAAACGGCATGGAAAGCGATCGAGGACGCAGGGTATGGGGGAGGGAAACTGGTTGGCAGCCGCACGGGGGTATACCTGGGCCTTTCCAACAATATTCGGGATCTTTACTCACGTTTTATCTACGATGCGGAACCGGAATCCTTTGCGTACTCGCTTGTGGGTAATCTGGCTTCTGTAGCGGCTGGTCGGTTATCCTTCTTACTGGATTTAAAAGGGCCGAGCTTGGTGGTGGATACGTCTTGTTCATCCTCTCTGGTGGCCATTACACTGGCTTGTCAGGCGATCAAGGAGGGGCAATGCGATCAGGCGCTCGTTGGGGGAATCAAGATTAATTTGGTTCCGCTAAAGAGTGATCATATCAAAATTGGGATTGAGTCCACCGATTGGAGAACCAAAGCGTTTGATGACGATTCGGACGGATCGGGTATTGGTGAAGGCGCAGGGGTGGTGATGCTCAAACCATTGGTTAAAGCGTTGGAAGACCGTGATCAGATCTACGCTGTTATCAAAGGGTATGGCGTAAACCAGGACGGTAAATCCATCAGTATCGCTGCCCCGAACCCGGAGGCACAGACGGAAGCGATTCTTCAAGCCTGGGCGGATGCGGGTATCGATCCCGAGACGGTCTCTTATATTGAGACTCATGGCAGTGGCACCATGCTGGGCGATCCGCTTGAGGTACAAGGGATTGAGCAGGCATTCCGGCGTCACACGGGTAAAAGTCAATTTTGCGGAATCGGCTCGGTCAAAACGAATATCGGTCACCTGTCAGAGGCGGCTGGTGTCGTGGGTTTGATCAAATCGGCCTTGTCACTGAAACATAAACAGATTCCTGCCTCCAAACATTTTCACAGACCGAATCGGGCCATCGATTTTGCGGCATCCCCGGTCTATGTGAATGCCCGGTTGCGGGAGTGGGATAACGCTGCCACGCCACGACGTAGCGGTGTTAGTGCATTTGGCATCAGTGGGACCAATTGTCACATTGTGCTGGAAGAAGCGCCGACCACTACGGTTAAAGAGCTGGAAATACGCGGAGAACAACTTCTAACCGTATCGGCCAAAACGCAGGCAGCGCTCCAGACGCTGATTACGGAATATACTCACGTTCTCTCTCAAGTTGAAGCTCAGAATGTACCTTCTCTGTGTTATACCGCCAACACAGGGAGGGGGCACTACGCCTACCGTTTACTGGTCACCGGGCAGGATGCGGAAGAGCTCTTGCTTCGATTAAATGAAGCTGGACGAATGATCGGAGCCGATGAGAATTTAAGCAAAAGTAGTGGACCCAGTGGACATCGAAGTCCAGGGATTTATTACGGTTATCACAAGGTTAGCAACGATCAAAATCGTCCAGATTCACCAGCTACAGGTGGCGAAGATGGTCACAAGGGCGATCGGACTATGAGTCTGAATCCGGAACTGGCGAAGATGGGTAAGGGTCAGCAGGCTGTACAGGACATACTGGACCAGATTGGACTGCATTATGTACAAGGTGCAGAACTGAACTGGGAGCTTCTATACACAGGAGACGGACTGCGCAAAACAAGTCTGCCAACCTATCCATTTACCCGGACTCGCTGCTGGTTTGAAGTTCCCGAGGGCGCTCGTACTGCCGCTACCGCAAATTGCAGCAGTGCGGTCTCGGAAGAACCGACGCCAGCCCGATTCTATCGGATGAACTGGAGGAAAGCTGATCTAACAGAGCCAGAACCGATTCAGGGAACAGGTGCAGTTCTGATTTTGAAGGATGAGGGTAAACGGGGAAGCGCATTGGTTGAACGCCTTAAGCAGTCAGGGCGCCAAGTAATTGAGGTGCGTTACGGAGAATCTTTCAAGCATGAACCTGACGGTTCGTTCACGGTGAATGGTTCGGAAAGCAACTTTGCGGAGCTATTTGCAGCGCTGGGGAATACATCCATAAGTGACATTGTACATCTCTTTGCGGTGCCGAGTTCTGCGGAAATTCATACACTTCAGGATTTGGAACATAGTCAGCAAAAGGGCGTATATAGCCTGTTTTATCTGATTCGTGCACTCATTGAACACGGAAGTGACAACGCACTGAATATGATGCTGGTCTCCGAACAGGTCTACGAAGTTACAACGGATGAGAGTCGACTTTCTCCTGAAGCGGCCTCGTTATACGGTTTGGGTAAAGTGCTCGCCTTGGAATATCCGCATATTACCTGTCGAAGCATTGATCTGGACGAGAGCGCAGGGGCAGATGAACTGCTTCAGGAAATGGGTTCCCAAGATCAGAGTTATACCTCTGCCTATCGTAGTGGGGTCCGTTATATCGAGGAATTGGGTGAGGTTCAAGCCGATGAGCTGACAGATTCTCCTGTCGATATTCAACAGGGTGGTGTGTATGTCATTACTGGGGGTACAGGCGGGATTGGTCAGGAAATGGCAAAATTTTTCGCTTCCCAAGCAGAGGTCAAACTTGTGTTAATTGGGCGTACCCCAGTTCCTGCAAGATCGGAATGGGAGACACTGCTTAATGACCCTGAGCTTGAATCCAAGACGGCTGCTCGTCTCCGCAACTTCCTGGAGATTGAACAACAGGGTTCAGAAGTATCCTGTTATGCAGCCGATGTATCGGATTATGAAGCGATGCAGGATGTACTGGCCGATGTCAGGGAAAAGCATGGGTCCATCACAGGAGTGATCCACGGTGCAGGTGTACCGGCGGTTGGATATTTGATCCGCAAAACGCAGGAAACGTTTGACGAAGTCCTTCATCCAAAAGTGCAGGGAGCCTGGATACTGGACCAACTGACCCGTCAGGATGAGCTTGATTTCCTGGTCTTTTTCTCTTCCGGTCTGTCGCTGTCAAGTGAGGTTGGACAAGGAGATTATTCAGCGGCCAATGCATATCTGGATGCTTTGTCTTACTCGCGCAGCAAAAGCGGCCTGAAGACCTTGTCTATTAACTGGTCTTCGTGGAAAGAAGCGGGCATGTCTGTGGATTATGGTTTTAATGTGGACGCCATTACAAAAGCCCTTCCGACCGAACAGGCAACGGCCGGATTTTTTGCAGCATTGAACAAAGAGGTGCCGCGTGTGTTGATCGGGGAATTTACATACCACCCACGGTTTGCCAAAGCACTGTTGACCAAATTTCCATTCCGATTCTCCGAAGAGATGACGAACAGGCTGAAAGAAGCCGAGAAGTTGGAAGAGTCGCGTCAGGTGGCTCCTGCTGCAGCTAAACGAAACAAATCGGCGAATGCACATGTTGAACTCAAAGGAAAAGACGGCGAGGATTACAACAGCATCGAACGGCAGATTGCAGGCATGTATAACGAAGTGCTTGGTTTTGAAGAGCTGGATATCCACGATAGCTTTTTTGATCTGGGCGGAGATTCCATTCTGTTAAATCGGTTATTCTCTCTGCTTGAAGAAGCCTATCCAGGCAAAATGAAACTAATCCATCTGTTTTCGTACACCAGTGTACATGCGTTATCCCAATTTGTCATGACCAAGCTGGATATAAAACCGGCAACTGAGCCAGCCCCACCGGCGGATGATTTTGAACAACTGTTTAAGGATATTGAAGCTGGTAACCTGAGCATTGACGATGCAGTCAAGAGCTTCGAGGATCGTTGA